The nucleotide sequence GCAACGCATTATGATCTATGCATTCCTTCATGAAATTTTTACAGCTTTCGGTTGTCATTTTAAGTAAATCCATACAAAACTCAGGATCATTATACATCTCCTTCACAAAATCCTGAGTTCCTCTCAAAGTAGCAGCAGTAGATAACGGACCAGAAAAACATACAGCTGAAATTACCTCATCTCCGACTTTTTCACTTAATATATCCAAAGCTTCAAAAAAGATAGGGAATTTCCCGTCATTTTTATCTGCGACCTTAATCTTATTCAGATCTTTTCTTGATTGTATAACAGGATTATGAGTGCATGCTGGTTCATCGTCATAATAGACTAATTCCTGCCCCATGGCTTCTGCAACATAAGAAGTATTGGTAAATAAATATGACAAATCATACTTATATCTTTCATATGCAGCAATATAGGAGTCAGCCATAACCTTCGGATCTAGTTGAAATTCATTGATAGTTCTGCCTATTAGATGAGATGCATTTGATGTTACTATGGGCATACATGGAACCCTGTCCATAGGCTTCCCCTGTAAAAATGCCATAACTCTTTCTTTAGATGTCAATATATCATTTTTTACTTCCATCTATGCAGCCTCATGTATTTCTTTTATCTTTCTGACAGCTTCATTGGCATCCTTAGTATACAGATCTGCTCCGATCTCTGTTGCAAACCTCTGGGAGATAGGCCCTCCTCCTATGGCAACCTTTACAGATTCTCTCATACCTTCAGATTTTAATTTTTCAATAACAGTTTTCATACCTTCCATGGTAGTTGTCATGAGGGTAGACATAATAATAAAGTGAGCCTCTACTTCCTTTGCTTTATTTACAAATTCATCTAGTATTACATCTCTTCCCAGGTCATGGACCTCTATACCTCCGGCTTCTAACATGATTTTAACCAAATTCTTTCCGATATCATGGGTATCCCCTTCTACTACACCTATTACTGCTCTTATTTTATCGCTAGATACATCTCCTTCTAAGTGAGGTTTTAATACGTCTATTCCCATATTCATAGCATCTGAACAGATTAACACTTCAGGCAGAAAATATTCTTCCTCTTCATACAGCTGACCTACAACTTCCATTCCTGCGATCAAACCTTCCTGGATAGTTTCTTTTGCCGGTATTCCCATTTCAAGTGACTTTTTACATAGTTCCTCTACAACTTCTTCTTCCATCTCAATTAAATTGTTTTTAATTTCTTCAAATAATTCTTTTTTAGTCATTTTTTCTCCCTTTTTTTTATTTTATTTTTTTACACATAACTGAAACTTAGAGTTATAAATATGACTCTATAGTTGAACTTAGTCAGATACATTCAGATTGTTATGACATTACAATGTCAGCATTCCTATA is from Psychrilyobacter atlanticus DSM 19335 and encodes:
- a CDS encoding uroporphyrinogen decarboxylase family protein gives rise to the protein MEVKNDILTSKERVMAFLQGKPMDRVPCMPIVTSNASHLIGRTINEFQLDPKVMADSYIAAYERYKYDLSYLFTNTSYVAEAMGQELVYYDDEPACTHNPVIQSRKDLNKIKVADKNDGKFPIFFEALDILSEKVGDEVISAVCFSGPLSTAATLRGTQDFVKEMYNDPEFCMDLLKMTTESCKNFMKECIDHNALPIILEPISSGSILSPKLYKKFSLPFTKELVDLAHEMNSLIALHICGKTHKIIDLMANTKADILSIDICDLSVAREKVAGKSAILGNITPADELLFGTREDIMEVCKKVLQEMEGYEGGFVLSSGCEIPKKVPFENIDAMMDAARSYGAYDFKSETE
- a CDS encoding corrinoid protein; protein product: MTKKELFEEIKNNLIEMEEEVVEELCKKSLEMGIPAKETIQEGLIAGMEVVGQLYEEEEYFLPEVLICSDAMNMGIDVLKPHLEGDVSSDKIRAVIGVVEGDTHDIGKNLVKIMLEAGGIEVHDLGRDVILDEFVNKAKEVEAHFIIMSTLMTTTMEGMKTVIEKLKSEGMRESVKVAIGGGPISQRFATEIGADLYTKDANEAVRKIKEIHEAA